The window CTGGGCCGCCCACCGGTTGTGGAGGCGATCCGGCGACGCGGACTCACCCTGCAGCGCCCCGACGGCCTGACCCTCACCGTTCGACCCCATGCGGTCTCGGAGCCGGAAGCGATAGATGGGGAGGTGGACGCCCTCTTCCTCACCGTGAAAGCCTATGACATGGAGGCGGCGATCGCCGCGCTCCGGCGGAAAGGCTGGGGCCGGGCCCTGCTGTTTTGCTGGCAGAACGGCGTGGATGGAGAGACCCGGCTGGCCGAGGCCTTCGGGGCCGAGCGGGTGGTGGCCGGCACGCTGACCCAACCCGTCTCGGTCGTGGCCCCGGGGATTGTCCGCCTGGAACGGCTCCGGGGAGGCGTCGGGCTGGCCCCCATGGACCGGCATCTCAATCTCCGGCAGTGGGCCGCGGCCCTGCGTCTGGCCGGCTTCCCCACCCGCCTCTATGCGGACCCGAAGGCCATGAAGTGGTCAAAGCTCCTGCTCAACCTGATCGCCAACGCCACGTGCGCCATCCTGGACTGGAGCACGGAGCAGGTGTTGCGGGATCCCCAGGCCTTCGTCATCGAACGGGCGGCCTTCCGGGAAGCCCTGGCCGTCATGCGGGCGCTCGGCCTGCGGCCGGTCTCCTTGCCCGGCTATCCGGTTCCCCTCCTGGCCTGGGCCATGTCGCACGGGCCTGACGCCCTGCTCCGTCGGATCCTGAGCGCGATGGGCGCACGGGGGCGCGGGGGGAAGCTGCCTTCCCTTCACATGGACCTGCGTCGGGGAACCCGCCTGGAAGTAGAGGCTTACACCGGGGCCGTGGTCCGTCACGGGGCCCGCCTCGGGGTGCCCACGCCGGTCCATCAGGCCCTCACGGAGATCCTGACCGGGCTGGCCGACGGCCGGGAACGCCCGGAGACATGGCGTGGGAACCCCGCCGCCCTGCTGGAACGCGCCGGCCTGGCGCCGATCCCTCGCCGCTGACCTTTGCATCGGGGGACCCGCATGGCGCGCCTGCAGGTTCTTGCCCTCACCCGACGATATGAAGGCCGAACGGTCCTGGACCATGTCTCTTTCGAGGTGGCAGATGAGGAGATCCTGGTCATCCTGGGGCCAAGCGGGAGCGGCAAGACCACCCTTCTGCGCCTGATCGCCGGCCTGGAGCCTCCGGATGAGGGACGGGTTCTCCTCGACGGCCAGGACGTCACAGCGGTCCCCCCGCACCGCCGCCGCATCGGGATGATGTTCCAGGAATACGCGCTCTTCCCCCATCTCAACGTTTTCGAGAACGTGGCCTTCGGCCTGCGCATGCAACAGCTCCCGGAGCCGGAGATCCGGGCGCGGGTTCGCGCCCTGCTGGAGCAGGTTGGGTTGCCCGGCTATGAACGCCGGGATGTCCATACCCTCTCGGGAGGGGAGAAACAGCGGGTGGCCCTCGCCCGCAGCCTGGCCCCGCGCCCGGCGGTGTTGCTGCTCGACGAGCCCCTGGGATCTCTGGATCGAGCCCTGCGGGAGCAGCTGATGGGAGAGATCCGATCGCTCCTCAAAGCGGAACGGATGACCGCCCTCTATGTGACCCATGATCAGGCGGAGGCCATGGCCATCGCCGATCGCGTGCTGATCCTGCACCAGGG is drawn from Thermoflexus hugenholtzii and contains these coding sequences:
- a CDS encoding ketopantoate reductase family protein, translated to MPPEGISLQRILIFGAGAVGGYLGAMLQAFGHEVILLGRPPVVEAIRRRGLTLQRPDGLTLTVRPHAVSEPEAIDGEVDALFLTVKAYDMEAAIAALRRKGWGRALLFCWQNGVDGETRLAEAFGAERVVAGTLTQPVSVVAPGIVRLERLRGGVGLAPMDRHLNLRQWAAALRLAGFPTRLYADPKAMKWSKLLLNLIANATCAILDWSTEQVLRDPQAFVIERAAFREALAVMRALGLRPVSLPGYPVPLLAWAMSHGPDALLRRILSAMGARGRGGKLPSLHMDLRRGTRLEVEAYTGAVVRHGARLGVPTPVHQALTEILTGLADGRERPETWRGNPAALLERAGLAPIPRR
- a CDS encoding ABC transporter ATP-binding protein — encoded protein: MARLQVLALTRRYEGRTVLDHVSFEVADEEILVILGPSGSGKTTLLRLIAGLEPPDEGRVLLDGQDVTAVPPHRRRIGMMFQEYALFPHLNVFENVAFGLRMQQLPEPEIRARVRALLEQVGLPGYERRDVHTLSGGEKQRVALARSLAPRPAVLLLDEPLGSLDRALREQLMGEIRSLLKAERMTALYVTHDQAEAMAIADRVLILHQGRIEQIAAPEELYRDPATPFVARFLDVGTLLEGRILSGGDPTEVETPVGKLWGRPRGTLHAGMRAWVLLPHYEGTTRILQGAPYDDSEKPGGPVNVLDGQVLERRFRGLYAELQVQVAGGMLRQLLPAGSLRIHPGQPIRIHIPADAVRIWPRDAEHARSPG